TATGAGTACAATATAAGCGTGTGCTTTATTAATAAGAATATCCCACATAAAGTCAAAGCGAGTTTGACCAGGTGTTCCGTAAAGATGCAATGCCATATCAGGCCCAAATTGCAATCTGCCAAAGTCAAAGGCTACAGTGGTTCTTTTCTTCAGCAATGCCGTTTCATCAGTTGCACGGGTATCTGTATCTACAACCTCAATTTCACTAACGGCACGAATGAAGGTAGATTTACCTGCTCCTACAGTTCCCGTAACAACCAAACGCATAACTTCCATTTTTCTCCACTCCGCAAAAATGCTAAAAATTGTTCACATTTTTTCCTATT
The window above is part of the Dolichospermum sp. DET69 genome. Proteins encoded here:
- a CDS encoding ATP/GTP-binding protein translates to MEVMRLVVTGTVGAGKSTFIRAVSEIEVVDTDTRATDETALLKKRTTVAFDFGRLQFGPDMALHLYGTPGQTRFDFMWDILINKAHAYIVLIAAHRPREFRQARNIINFMQARVSVPMIIGITHTDFPGAWAEEDIYLAIGYVDEENRPPLVKVNPNERDSVAEAVIHLVQHLMESCAVES